The Lates calcarifer isolate ASB-BC8 unplaced genomic scaffold, TLL_Latcal_v3 _unitig_4125_quiver_2009, whole genome shotgun sequence genome includes the window aaaaattatttagcagcagggcattgtctccagagtccttgtcttcagattttgacttttcacttgtgcaggactggctgacagactttagagcatcctccccagaatctgtgacgtcagttgagcaacgttttgtgtctcctcagactacatttggccaaatgaagagtcaacgttgtaattattacttagagtactctggaagtcgaccagtgtcacccttttcaatacattcagatgtggattgttccggattttgtcttgagaaattgttggatgacaacagaccagattcgcccgactcacttagttcacgggttgaagctaaccaaataagttcaactgtaactgcatccccaccgatgtctgctgcaagacctcttacatatgcagatgttgtgcggggcattacaaatgaaaaacaagtagatgcttcttgtatcagtaaaccgtctgagacaaagcctttttggcttccgccaatgtcttcagacggggagtacactatcccctccatggacgattgtgtgacagagttaagaacagtatctccagagtctctgctgtctcaaagtgaatttaggccactctctcctgactcacctgttcctcaattcagatgtcttcatatcaataacagtgtggaattgccagtgtacaggtcatttacaccagaatcaacattgtcagattgggaaggtactgacttgtgtctggagaccttgtttgacgagaccagaccagagtccccgcattcaattttatcagactttgagcttgaaaaattatttagcagcagggcattgtctccagagtccttgtcttccagattttgacttttcacttgtgcaggactggctgacagacttagagcatcctccccagaatctgtgacgtcagttgagcaacgttttgtgtgTCCTccagactacatttggccaaatgaagagtcaacgttgtaattattacttacagtactctggaagtcgaccagtgtcacccttttcaatacattcagatgtggattgttccggattttgtcttgagaaattgttggatgacaacagaccagattcgcccgactcgcttagttcacgggttgaagctaaccaaataagttcaactgtaactgcatccccaccgatgtctgctgcaagacctcttacatatgcagatgttgtgcggggcattacaaatgaaaaacaagtagatgcttcttgtatcagtaaaccgtctgagacaaagcctttttggcttccgtcaatgtcttcagacggggagtacactatcccctccatggacgattgtgtgacagagttaagaacagtatctccagagtctctgctgtctcaaagtgaatttaggccactctctcctgactcacctgttcctcaattcagatgtcttcatatcaataacagtgtggaattgccagtgtacaggtcatttacaccagaatcaacattgtcagattgggaaggtactgacttgtgtctggagactttgtttgacgagaccagaccagagtccccgcattcaattttatcagactttgagcttgaaaaattatttagcagcagggcattgtctccagagtccttgtcttcagattttgacttttcacttgtgcaggactggctgacagactttagagcatccctccccagaatctgtgacgtcagttgagcaacgttttgtgtgtcctcagactacatttggccaaatgaagagtcaacgttgtaattattacttagagtactctggaagtcgaccagtgtcacccttttcaatacattcagatgtggattgttccggattttgtcttgagaaattgttggatgacaacagaccagattcgcccgactcacttagttcacgggttgaagctaaccaaataagttcaactgtaactgcatccccaccgatgtctgctgcaagacctcttacatatgcagatgttgtgcggggcattacaaatgaaaaacaagtagatgcttcttgtatcagtaaaccgtctgagacaaagcctttttggcttccgtcaatgtcttcagacggggagtacactatcccctccatggacgattgtgtgacagagttaagaacagtatctccagagtctctgctgtctcaaagtgaatttaggccactctctcctgactcacctgttcctccaattcagatgtcttcatatcataacagtgtggaattgccagtgtacaggtcatttacaccagaatcaacattgtcagattgggaaggtactgacttgtgtctggagaccttgtttgacgagaccagaccagagtccccgcattcaattttatcagactttgagcttgaaaaattatttagcagcagggcattgtctccagagtccttgtcttcagattttgacttttcacttgtgcaggactggctgacagactttagagcatcctccccagaatctgtgacgtcagttgagcaacgttttgtgtgtcctcagactacatttggccaaatgaagagtcaacgttgtaattattacttagagtactctggaagtcgaccagtgtcacccttttcaatacattcagatgtggattgttccggattttgtcttgagaaattgttggatgacaacagaccagattcgcccgactcgcttagttcacgggttgaagctaaccaaataagttcaactgtaactgcatccccaccgatgtctgctgcaagacctcttacatatgcagatgttgtgcggggcattacaaatgaaaaacaagtagatgcttcttgtatcagtaaaccgtctgagacaaagcctttttggcttccgtcaatgtcttcagacggggagtacactatcccctccatggacgattgtgtgacagagttaagaacagtatctccagagtctctgctgtctcaaagtgaatttaggccactctctcctgactcacctgttcctcaattcagatgtcttcatatcaataacagtgtggaattgccagtgtacaggtcatttacaccagaatcaacattgtcagattgggaaggtactgacttgtgtctggagactttgtttgacgagaccagaccagagtccccgcattcaattttatcagactttgagcttgaaaaattatttagcagcagggcattgtctccagagtccttgtcttcagattttgacttttcacttgtgcaggactggctgacagactttagagcatcctccccagaatctgtgacgtcagttgagcaacgttttgtgtgtcctcagactacatttggccaaatgaagagtcaacgttgtaattattacttagagtactctggaagtcgaccagtgtcacccttttcaatacattcagatgtggattgttccggattttgtcttgagaaattgttggatgacaacagaccagattcgcccgactcgcttagttcacgggttgaagctaaccaaataagttcaactgtaactgcatccccaccgatgtctgctgcaagacctcttacatatgcagatgttgtgcggggcattacaaatgaaaaacaagtagatgcttcttgtatcagtaaaccgtctgagacaaagcctttttggcttccgtcaatgtcttcagacggggagtacactatcccctccatggacgattgtgtgacagagttaagaacagtatctccagagtctctgctgtctcaaagtgaatttaggccactctctcctgactcacctgttcctcaattcagatgtcttcatatcaataacagtgtggaattgccagtgtacaggtcatttacaccagaatcaacattgtcagattgggaaggtactgacttgtgtctggagaccttgtttgacgagaccagaccagagtccccgcattcaattttatcagactttgagcttgaaaaattatttagcagcagggcattgtctccagagtccttgtcttcagattttgacttttcacttgtgcaggactggctgacagactttagagcatcctccccagaatctgtgacgtcagttgagcaacgttttgtgtgtcctcagactacatttggccaaatgaagagtcaacgttgtaattattacttagagtactctggaagtcgaccagtgtcacccttttcaatacattcagatgtggattgttccggattttgtcttgagaaattgttggatgacaacagaccagattcgcccgactcacttagttcacgggttgaagctaaccaaataagttcaactgtaactgcatccccaccgatgtctgctgcaagacctcttacatatgcagatgttgtgcggggcattacaaatgaaaaacaagtagatgcttcttgtatcagtaaaccgtctgagacaaagcctttttggcttccgtcaatgtcttcagacggggagtacactatcccctccatggacgattgtgtgacagagttaagaacagtatctccagagtctctgctgtctcaaagtgaatttaggccactctctcctgactcacctgttcctcaattcagatgtcttcatatcaataacagtgtggaattgccagtgtacaggtcatttacaccagaatcaacattgtcagattgggaaggtactgacttgtgtctggagacttTGTTTaacgagaccagaccagagtccccgcattcaattttatcagactttgaacttgaaaaattatttagcagcagggcattgtctccagagtccttgtcttcagattttgacttttcacttgtgcaggactggctgaca containing:
- the LOC127140268 gene encoding uncharacterized protein LOC127140268; translated protein: MSAARPLTYADVVRGITNEKQVDASCISKPSETKPFWLPSMSSDGEYTIPSMDDCVTELRTVSPESLLSQSEFRPLSPDSPVPQFRCLHINNSVELPVYRSFTPESTLSDWEGTDLCLETLFDETRPESPHSILSDFELEKLFSSRALSPESLSSDFDFSLVQDWLTDFRASSPESVTSVEQRFVCPQTTFGQMKSQRCNYYLEYSGSRPVSPFSIHSDVDCSGFCLEKLLDDNRPDSPDSLSSRVEANQISSTVTASPPMSAARPLTYADVVRGITNEKQVDASCISKPSETKPFWLPSMSSDGEYTIPSMDDCVTELRTVSPESLLSQSEFRPLSPDSPVPQFRCLHINNSVELPVYRSFTPESTLSDWEGTDLCLETLFDETRPESPHSILSDFELEKLFSSRALSPESLSSDFDFSLVQDWLTDFRASSPESVTSVEQRFVCPQTTFGQMKSQRCNYYLEYSGSRPVSPFSIHSDVDCSGFCLEKLLDDNRPDSPDSLSSRVEANQISSTVTASPPMSAARPLTYADVVRGITNEKQVDASCISKPSETKPFWLPSMSSDGEYTIPSMDDCVTELRTVSPESLLSQSEFRPLSPDSPVPQFRCLHINNSVELPVYRSFTPESTLSDWEGTDLCLETLFDETRPESPHSILSDFELEKLFSSRALSPESLSSDFDFSLVQDWLTDFRASSPESVTSVEQRFVCPQTTFGQMKSQRCNYYLEYSGSRPVSPFSIHSDVDCSGFCLEKLLDDNRPDSPDSLSSRVEANQISSTVTASPPMSAARPLTYADVVRGITNEKQVDASCISKPSETKPFWLPSMSSDGEYTIPSMDDCVTELRTVSPESLLSQSEFRPLSPDSPVPQFRCLHINNSVELPVYRSFTPESTLSDWEGTDLCLETLFNETRPESPHSILSDFELEKLFSSRALSPESLSSDFDFSLVQDWLTDFRASSPESVTSVEQRFVCPQTTFGQMKSQRCNYYLEYSGSRPVSPFSIHSDVDCSGFCLEKLLDDNRPDSPDSLSSRVEANQISSTVTASPPMSAARPLTYADVVRGITNEKQVDASCISKPSETKPFWLPSMSSDGEYTIPSMDDCVTELRTVSPESLLSQSEFRPLSPDSPVPQFRCLHINNSVELPVYRSFTPESTLSDWEGTDLCLETLFDETRPESPHSILSDFELEKLFSSRALSPESLSSDFDFSLVQDWLTDFRASSPESVTSVEQRFVCPQTTFGQMKSQRCNYYLEYSGSRPVSPFSIHSDVDCSGICFEKLLDDNRPDSPDSLSSRVDANQTSSIVTASPPMSAARPLTYADVVRGMTHKKQIDASSISKPSETKPFWLPSMSSDGEYTIPSVDDCVTELRTVSPESLLSQSEFRPLSPDSPVPQFRCLHINNSVELPVYRSFTPESTLSDWEGTDLCLETLFDETRPESPHSILSDFELEKLFNSRALSPESLSSDFDFSLVQDWLTDFRASSPESVTSVEQRFVSPQTTFGQMKSQRCNYYLEYSGSRPVSPFSIHSDVDCSGFCLEKLLDDNRPDSPDSLSSRVEANQISSTVTASPPMSAARPLTYADVVRGITNEKQVDASCISKPSETKLFWLPSMSSDGEYTIPSMDDCVTELRTVSPESLLSQSEFRPLSPDSPVPQFRCLHINNSVELPVYRSFTPESTLSDWEGTDLCLETLFDETRPESPHSVYSDFELYTLLSSRALSPESLSSDFDFSLLQDWLTDFRASSPESVTSVEQRFLSPQTTFGQMKSQHCNYYLEYSGSRPVSPLLIHSDVDCSGFCPKELLYGNRPDSLSSRVEAKPCEEQVSSLNYFLPETKLFSIENSCSVHEVQITISQMNLVPSESISSDSTHSSSAPRVRQKPILNNLMSHLYDPFYNGKCSCCERRAF